In the genome of Lactuca sativa cultivar Salinas chromosome 3, Lsat_Salinas_v11, whole genome shotgun sequence, the window TAAATATTTTTTTGCTCGACATTTAATATTGAATGCAGTTGTTGATGTTCAGATTCAAGACTGGACGGATCATAATTAAGCTCATATTGAATTAACATATTGCAAGAATCTTGAATATATTTTTGATCATGTAATGGCATATTGGGTATTTGCTTAAGACTCAGTCCACAGCTCAATAAAGATTTCTCAATGTACGACAACGTTAGGTGGTAAATTGCTTCCGGTTTTTGCTTCAagcctgaaaacattaaaaggtaatgaaataatttatttagAATATCAATTAAAGTGggaatattttttttgtgtgaaTGTACCTTTCACGCCTATTTCTTGTTCACGAACATGAATGACATCATCAGAATGACAATTATATGTCTCTTTAAAAACATGATGTGGTCGTGATAGACTATCTGATGTAATCAACATAACAAATAGAGACCTGCAGAAACACGCGGTGGCCCAATGATCTGTTTCTTGTATAGAATATATGTACTCTCTATCATCGTCTAATAGACCAAGAGTGTAGCAAGCATCTTTGTAAGAGTCATAAACGGTCCCATTAACCGTTCTAAGATGTTCATAGCAAGTAGGACCCTCTACTTTGTTGAGAAAAATGCGTAAGTAATAAACATCACCAGACTTGGGAGACACATGATTAATTCTGCCAAGTGACTTTGTCTTTGTTTTTTTTCTTGTCCATACTTTATCTGATTCATTCCAAACATATTGAGTTGGGAATTCAACATAGGATAACTCCCTTACCTTTTCGTTGTAGCTATTACATTCCATCCATGCCAAAAATTGAGAAGCATCAATAGTTGGTTTATAAAAAACATTAGTAACACGTTGGGATGGTTTAAACACAACAAGTTGTTTGTCTTGTAGGTGAAACGACAATCTTTCAACGGGTGGTGTTC includes:
- the LOC111876885 gene encoding uncharacterized protein LOC111876885, whose protein sequence is MECNSYNEKVRELSYVEFPTQYVWNESDKVWTRKKTKTKSLGRINHVSPKSGDVYYLRIFLNKVEGPTCYEHLRTVNGTVYDSYKDACYTLGLLDDDREYIYSIQETDHWATACFCRSLFVMLITSDSLSRPHHVFKETYNCHSDDVIHVREQEIGVKGLKQKPEAIYHLTLSYIEKSLLSCGLSLKQIPNMPLHDQKYIQDSCNMLIQYELNYDPSSLESEHQQLHSILNVEQKNIYDIVMNEVNNKKGGIFFLHGYGGTRKTFVWKTLSVAIRSKGEVVFKVASSGIATLLLSSGRTAHSRFHIPLNLNENSLCSITPGNDVAALLNKASLIIWDEAPMMHRHCFEAVDRTLRDIILPKNNDKPFGGKTIVFGGNFRQILPVIQRGNRSDIV